The following proteins are co-located in the Acidicapsa acidisoli genome:
- a CDS encoding TonB-dependent receptor, which yields MLTIVNASLLRAQSGTSSALTGRVSDGSGAVVLNATVKATEVNTGATRTVRSNGEGRFLFAQINPGTYRVVVQAEGFGSAESQPSAVAVGQTIAVNFTLSPAATSQSVEVTTNSGLLSLDNPNVTTTMDAKTIEKLPNPGQDLTYIAQFAQGALMNTAGSSNDAKAAGGYGNVEFNGLPATSNGYILDGYDTNDPWLGLNIGLSTNLVIGLDAVQQSTVNTNSYAVDQGRYAAAQVNYFTKSGTNAFHGDAYEIWNGSLLNAEDYFLHANDTANSVAKKPRSTVNEFGVSVGGPIRKNKLFFFGHYEGIRIALPLVSQITLPTPAYQQYVLNQLATGGTDPVTGTALPAQPAEIPFYRNIFSLLPAAGGSPVPIIGCPLGANGIDGDGCASQRQASLNNSDRENLIVAKIDHTINANNSAWYRFQQDTGLQAVWTDPINPVFNSYSPQPQRTLVADYTHLFGSNLVNQFNPGASWYSSIFEPNNFSQVLGAFPIVLASGSDSVPFTTIGGDDNTYPQGRKVTQWQINDNLTWTRGKHTWKFGINTRRLDVSDYDLGEGTAPTVTFNDLAQFTYGAAYTASQSFPVSLKERLSAGNLEYYAMDTYKPSDRATITYGMRITWNTNVTSEKNLFARMAGSFLDASHDVDEPLNQVVLGNVHDLFPATPLFIYQPRVSFAYQVLPRTAIHSGFGVFNDIIPMQIADLGAMNAPNDPTFVGGIAGQVGGIGIAPGVPGSAIDAAVNANNAFQTSFRSAGPPCAGIQQGAPTCPLAVSLNTFPRGTLKTPYYYQYNFGMEHQIGTGGNLRVDFVGTRGLHEPYQVQLNGYQTVCDGCFAPYPYQKPLDQRFGNVNEFRTEANSSYAGLQTAYTQQWKGLTLRANYTFSHCLDEVSNGGLLSFSTQGLLSPLPGELRRQYASCDYDVRHNISAYGMYQVPFYSGSPLLRHIFGGWSVSETAILHSGLPFSVLSQPYIANGNGVFQANGASTIQFNAPAYANRVPGVPVYQKNSVAGVTVAGTKQWLNPNAFVSVVDPATGACTGGDSPANCQFGNSGRNSVRGPHYTNSDIYITKTFPVKEGITFRFDAQMFNAFNHPNFALPSEVEAGVPGASIPARFGTLESTISPPTGLLGVGLGGDSSPRMIAFQGRIEF from the coding sequence ATGTTAACTATAGTTAATGCATCTCTTTTGCGTGCTCAAAGTGGGACGAGCAGCGCACTCACGGGAAGAGTCAGCGATGGTTCAGGAGCCGTGGTTCTCAATGCCACGGTGAAGGCTACGGAGGTAAATACGGGAGCGACTCGAACGGTAAGAAGTAATGGCGAGGGGCGTTTTCTCTTCGCGCAGATCAATCCCGGCACCTATCGCGTGGTCGTGCAGGCCGAAGGCTTTGGGTCAGCCGAATCGCAACCTTCCGCCGTCGCCGTAGGCCAGACCATTGCGGTGAACTTCACTCTGTCGCCCGCAGCCACTTCGCAGTCGGTCGAAGTTACAACGAACAGTGGACTGTTGAGCCTGGACAATCCGAATGTCACAACGACAATGGACGCCAAGACAATTGAAAAGCTGCCGAATCCAGGACAGGACCTTACCTACATCGCACAGTTCGCGCAGGGAGCGTTGATGAACACGGCAGGCTCTTCCAATGATGCCAAGGCTGCTGGCGGCTACGGTAACGTGGAGTTCAATGGGCTGCCTGCGACCTCGAACGGTTATATCCTCGACGGCTACGATACGAACGATCCCTGGTTGGGTCTGAACATCGGCCTTTCCACGAATCTCGTGATCGGGCTCGATGCCGTGCAGCAATCAACGGTCAATACCAACTCGTACGCTGTCGATCAGGGAAGGTACGCCGCAGCGCAGGTGAACTACTTTACTAAGTCAGGCACCAATGCGTTTCACGGCGACGCGTACGAGATATGGAATGGCTCGCTGCTTAACGCGGAGGACTATTTTCTTCACGCGAACGATACGGCGAACAGCGTTGCGAAGAAGCCCCGTTCCACTGTCAACGAATTTGGCGTCAGCGTCGGGGGACCGATTCGTAAAAACAAGCTATTCTTTTTCGGGCACTATGAGGGCATTCGTATTGCTCTGCCGCTCGTCTCCCAGATCACGCTGCCGACGCCGGCTTACCAGCAATATGTTCTAAACCAACTCGCGACCGGCGGAACGGACCCTGTCACAGGCACGGCTCTTCCGGCTCAGCCTGCGGAGATCCCCTTCTACCGAAATATCTTCTCCCTGCTGCCGGCAGCGGGCGGCTCGCCGGTGCCTATCATCGGATGCCCGCTTGGGGCAAACGGAATAGACGGCGATGGTTGCGCCAGCCAGCGCCAGGCTTCGCTCAATAACAGCGACAGGGAAAACCTCATCGTGGCGAAGATCGATCATACGATCAACGCCAACAACAGCGCCTGGTATCGGTTTCAGCAGGACACCGGGCTGCAGGCAGTGTGGACCGATCCTATCAATCCTGTTTTCAACTCCTATTCGCCCCAGCCGCAGCGCACTCTGGTCGCGGACTATACGCATTTATTTGGTTCGAATCTCGTGAACCAGTTCAATCCTGGGGCGAGTTGGTACTCCAGTATCTTCGAGCCGAACAACTTCTCCCAGGTGCTTGGAGCCTTTCCCATTGTGCTGGCGTCCGGCAGCGACAGCGTTCCGTTCACAACCATCGGCGGGGATGACAATACTTATCCGCAAGGTCGCAAGGTCACGCAATGGCAGATCAATGACAACCTGACGTGGACGCGCGGAAAGCACACGTGGAAGTTTGGCATCAACACCCGGCGTCTCGACGTAAGCGACTACGACCTGGGCGAAGGCACAGCGCCAACGGTGACCTTTAATGATCTCGCGCAGTTCACCTACGGAGCTGCCTACACGGCCAGTCAGAGCTTTCCGGTTTCGCTGAAAGAGAGGCTCTCGGCGGGCAATCTCGAATACTACGCAATGGACACCTATAAGCCGAGCGACAGGGCCACCATAACCTACGGCATGCGCATAACATGGAACACCAACGTCACCAGCGAAAAGAATCTCTTTGCGCGCATGGCCGGGTCGTTTCTTGACGCTTCGCATGACGTCGACGAGCCCCTGAACCAGGTTGTCTTGGGCAATGTCCACGACCTGTTTCCAGCCACGCCGCTGTTTATCTATCAGCCGAGGGTTTCATTTGCATATCAGGTGCTTCCGCGAACGGCGATTCATAGCGGCTTTGGAGTCTTCAACGACATCATTCCGATGCAGATTGCCGATCTTGGAGCCATGAACGCGCCCAACGATCCGACCTTCGTTGGCGGGATCGCTGGCCAGGTCGGCGGCATCGGCATCGCTCCCGGCGTTCCCGGCAGCGCGATTGATGCTGCGGTGAACGCGAACAATGCATTCCAGACGAGCTTTCGCTCTGCTGGCCCTCCCTGCGCGGGTATTCAGCAGGGCGCACCGACGTGTCCGCTGGCGGTCAGTCTGAACACCTTCCCGAGAGGAACACTCAAAACGCCGTATTACTACCAATACAACTTTGGCATGGAACACCAGATCGGCACGGGCGGGAACCTGCGAGTCGATTTCGTCGGCACACGAGGGCTTCATGAGCCGTACCAGGTGCAGCTCAATGGCTACCAGACGGTTTGCGATGGATGCTTCGCGCCGTATCCGTATCAGAAACCGCTCGATCAGCGCTTTGGGAATGTGAATGAGTTTCGCACGGAGGCCAACAGCAGCTACGCCGGACTGCAGACCGCCTATACCCAGCAGTGGAAAGGACTGACGCTGCGCGCGAACTACACGTTCAGCCATTGCCTCGATGAGGTTTCGAACGGCGGTTTGCTCTCGTTCTCCACCCAGGGATTGCTGTCGCCTCTGCCTGGAGAGCTTCGCCGGCAATATGCCAGTTGCGACTATGACGTTCGGCACAACATCTCCGCCTATGGGATGTACCAGGTTCCGTTTTATTCCGGCAGTCCGTTGCTCCGTCATATCTTTGGAGGATGGTCGGTCTCGGAGACTGCCATCCTGCATTCCGGCTTGCCCTTCAGCGTACTCAGCCAGCCGTATATCGCAAATGGCAACGGTGTTTTTCAGGCGAACGGAGCGAGCACCATTCAATTCAATGCACCCGCCTACGCGAACCGGGTTCCGGGCGTACCCGTGTATCAAAAGAACTCAGTCGCTGGTGTCACTGTGGCGGGCACCAAACAATGGCTCAACCCCAATGCATTCGTTTCAGTGGTCGATCCCGCGACAGGAGCATGTACAGGCGGCGATTCGCCGGCAAACTGCCAGTTCGGCAACTCTGGCCGTAACTCTGTGCGCGGACCGCACTATACAAACTCCGACATCTATATCACCAAAACCTTTCCAGTTAAGGAAGGAATCACGTTCCGGTTCGACGCTCAAATGTTCAACGCATTCAATCATCCTAACTTCGCTCTGCCCAGCGAGGTTGAAGCCGGCGTCCCCGGCGCGTCGATTCCGGCCAGATTTGGAACGCTTGAAAGCACGATCTCGCCCCCGACGGGGCTGCTGGGCGTTGGACTCGGTGGCGATAGCTCCCCGCGCATGATCGCCTTTCAGGGAAGGATCGAGTTCTAA
- a CDS encoding toll/interleukin-1 receptor domain-containing protein, with protein MPSLFFSYSHKDENLRDQLETQLAALQRQGLISSWHDRRITAGTEIDTAIDKHLDEADVILLLISPDFIGSD; from the coding sequence GTGCCAAGTCTTTTCTTTTCGTACTCTCACAAAGACGAGAATCTTCGCGATCAGCTGGAAACGCAGCTGGCTGCCCTCCAGCGGCAGGGGCTGATTTCGTCGTGGCATGATCGCCGCATCACGGCGGGCACCGAGATCGATACCGCAATCGACAAGCACCTCGATGAAGCCGATGTCATCTTGCTTCTCATAAGTCCGGATTTCATTGGCTCCGACTAA
- a CDS encoding Fic family protein, translated as MTRRIKREIYIHQLKNWPRFSWDHARVSARLVDVRHRQGRLIGRMETLGFPLRAEAVLQTLTEDVIKSSEIEGEALDRDQVRSSIARRLGIDIGGLTPADRDVEGVVEMMLDATQNYEKPLTARRLFDWHASLFPTARSGMSKIKVRAWRDDKKGPMQVVSGAIGKERVHYEAPAAEDLRHEMKRFLDWFEGDSSTDLVFKAGVAHLWFVTIHPFDDGNGRIARAIADMVLARSERSPQRFYSMSAQIRQERKAYYGILEATQKGNLDITNWLEWFLECLGRAFARAETTLEAVLRKARFWEKHAATAFNERQRKIVNQMLNGFEGKLTSSKWAKLAKCSQDTALRDIEDLVRKGVLAKEAAGGRSTSYLLARIT; from the coding sequence ATGACGCGGCGAATAAAGCGAGAGATCTATATCCACCAGCTGAAGAACTGGCCCCGGTTTAGCTGGGACCATGCGCGCGTCTCCGCGCGCCTCGTCGATGTGCGTCACCGGCAAGGCCGTCTCATCGGCCGCATGGAAACGCTCGGCTTTCCATTGCGCGCGGAAGCCGTGCTACAGACACTCACTGAAGATGTCATCAAATCCAGCGAGATCGAGGGCGAGGCGCTCGACAGGGACCAGGTGCGGTCTTCGATCGCGCGCCGCCTCGGGATCGATATTGGCGGGCTGACGCCGGCCGACCGCGATGTCGAGGGTGTGGTCGAGATGATGCTCGATGCAACGCAGAACTATGAGAAGCCCTTGACCGCCCGGCGCCTGTTTGACTGGCACGCATCCCTGTTTCCGACCGCGCGCAGCGGCATGTCAAAGATCAAGGTGAGGGCCTGGCGCGACGACAAGAAGGGTCCAATGCAAGTGGTCTCGGGCGCGATCGGCAAAGAGCGGGTCCACTATGAAGCGCCTGCGGCCGAAGATCTTCGGCATGAAATGAAGCGTTTCCTGGATTGGTTCGAGGGGGACAGCTCGACGGACCTTGTGTTCAAGGCTGGGGTCGCGCATCTCTGGTTTGTGACTATCCATCCGTTCGACGACGGCAACGGGCGTATTGCCCGCGCGATTGCGGATATGGTGCTTGCCCGGTCCGAGCGCAGCCCGCAGCGCTTTTACAGCATGTCGGCCCAAATCCGGCAGGAGCGCAAAGCCTATTACGGCATCCTCGAAGCGACGCAGAAGGGTAACCTCGATATCACGAATTGGCTTGAATGGTTTCTTGAGTGCCTCGGGCGGGCCTTTGCGCGCGCCGAAACGACATTGGAGGCGGTTCTCAGGAAGGCGCGCTTCTGGGAGAAACATGCGGCGACGGCCTTCAACGAGCGGCAACGGAAAATCGTCAACCAGATGCTCAATGGCTTTGAGGGCAAGCTGACCTCGTCCAAATGGGCGAAGCTCGCCAAATGCTCGCAGGACACGGCCTTGCGCGATATTGAGGATCTGGTCCGAAAGGGAGTTCTGGCGAAAGAGGCAGCCGGGGGCCGGAGTACATCCTATCTTCTGGCCAGAATCACCTGA
- a CDS encoding phospholipase D family protein: MRQEGMEEPSVKFLDHNIGDLVMKELGKACEASVAVAFFNPDDRMMDALAKLPKLKLIVSEEFTVNNPYKLEKLKLDMLRSIAPDDVHGKLHAKILILKRRDGSYWTLIGSANLTHQRMFSNQEACMVLESSNLSDDACALEIRRWFDACSKGLDGPILIRRSRFTTRNLNIVAFQDPQMRPQMRWVIGP, encoded by the coding sequence ATGCGTCAAGAAGGTATGGAGGAGCCATCGGTGAAGTTTTTAGATCATAATATCGGCGACTTGGTAATGAAAGAACTGGGCAAAGCGTGTGAGGCTTCTGTTGCCGTGGCATTCTTCAATCCGGATGACCGGATGATGGATGCGCTAGCGAAGCTACCTAAATTAAAACTGATTGTCTCCGAAGAGTTCACAGTCAACAATCCATACAAGCTTGAGAAACTCAAGCTCGACATGTTGCGTTCCATTGCACCCGATGATGTCCACGGAAAACTTCATGCCAAGATTCTAATACTCAAACGGCGTGATGGTTCGTATTGGACTCTTATCGGATCGGCCAACCTGACGCACCAACGGATGTTTTCGAATCAGGAAGCCTGCATGGTTCTGGAATCGAGCAATCTCTCAGATGACGCATGTGCGCTGGAGATCAGAAGATGGTTCGATGCCTGTTCCAAAGGGCTCGACGGCCCGATCTTGATCAGACGAAGTCGATTTACGACGCGCAATCTCAATATCGTCGCGTTCCAAGACCCGCAAATGAGGCCACAAATGAGGTGGGTTATTGGGCCTTGA
- a CDS encoding DUF3768 domain-containing protein codes for MNQRSARKSRPSDAFTTDDDPHGERDFGAFEHNGERIFWKIDYYDATLTYGSEDAADPTKTIRVLKILLASEY; via the coding sequence ATCAATCAGCGATCCGCGAGAAAGTCGAGACCTTCGGATGCATTCACGACCGACGACGATCCGCATGGCGAACGTGACTTCGGAGCGTTCGAACACAATGGCGAGCGCATCTTCTGGAAGATCGATTATTACGATGCGACATTGACCTATGGCAGCGAAGACGCCGCCGATCCAACGAAGACCATCCGGGTCCTGAAGATCTTGCTTGCGTCGGAATACTGA
- a CDS encoding methyltransferase family protein, whose product MPRYGWAEGSPGIWNRLGLIVVALAAAVLIWILALSITQTPERVKLGLTPPYLMMRGPYRFTRNPMYVAELGLWLAWAIFFGSLPVLIGFLVLWCIVTIIILPREERSLEAAFGQTYLQYKSSVPRWFWKTNN is encoded by the coding sequence ATGCCACGTTATGGGTGGGCAGAGGGATCACCGGGGATTTGGAATCGACTTGGCCTGATCGTGGTTGCTCTTGCGGCCGCCGTTCTTATCTGGATTTTGGCCTTATCGATTACCCAGACTCCTGAGAGGGTCAAGTTAGGGCTGACTCCCCCCTACTTGATGATGCGTGGCCCGTACAGATTCACACGCAATCCGATGTACGTCGCTGAACTGGGGCTATGGCTTGCCTGGGCTATTTTTTTCGGGAGCCTACCCGTTTTAATCGGATTTCTGGTCTTGTGGTGCATTGTGACGATAATCATTCTGCCGCGCGAGGAACGCAGCCTGGAAGCGGCGTTCGGTCAGACCTATCTCCAATACAAGAGCAGCGTTCCACGTTGGTTCTGGAAGACCAACAACTAA
- a CDS encoding DUF6915 family protein yields the protein MAHPYHHSLSSVRKWGGVVADYQRIHDWFDESKKIIVDFRHRALRHHAEGIFMAETIFGTTVTLGNGRLIPVRLIGEQHVREDLGFVPSFADWVKAIRPEPWMGRAVRLDDSSVTSQGM from the coding sequence ATGGCACATCCTTACCACCATTCGCTTTCAAGCGTCCGCAAATGGGGCGGCGTGGTAGCTGATTATCAGCGCATCCACGATTGGTTCGACGAATCAAAGAAGATCATTGTTGATTTCCGGCATCGAGCCTTACGCCATCATGCCGAGGGAATCTTTATGGCCGAGACGATCTTCGGAACGACCGTCACGCTCGGAAACGGGCGTTTGATCCCAGTCCGATTGATCGGTGAACAACACGTCCGCGAAGATCTCGGATTTGTTCCGTCCTTTGCGGATTGGGTCAAAGCTATTCGTCCCGAGCCCTGGATGGGCCGCGCCGTGCGGCTTGACGATAGCTCAGTGACGTCTCAGGGTATGTGA
- a CDS encoding tyrosine-type recombinase/integrase, with protein sequence MVLQNQLGSVSLSATATIPELQQSKTAVLNTLASRHSRRSYEYAIDRLIAWYCSEPRLEFNRSVVVRYRSFLECLSLSVATINLHLSAIRRLADESTEGGWLSPELAIGIRRVKGVKRLGRKMGNWLTRNEAQELVNAASKTILRGWRDGAMVGLLLGCGLRRSEVVGLNLDQLQSREGHSVIVNLIGKGARIRTVPVPWWAKELVDAWLRHSGVSDGKVFRQVLKGGSYPKIL encoded by the coding sequence ATGGTCCTACAAAATCAGCTTGGTTCCGTCAGCCTTTCTGCGACGGCCACCATCCCTGAACTTCAGCAATCTAAGACGGCCGTGCTCAATACACTTGCTTCTCGGCACTCACGGCGCAGCTATGAATACGCCATCGACAGATTGATCGCCTGGTACTGCAGCGAACCCAGATTGGAGTTCAATCGTTCCGTCGTGGTCAGATACCGTTCATTCCTGGAATGCCTTTCCCTGTCCGTAGCTACGATCAACCTGCATCTTTCCGCGATCCGGAGGCTCGCTGATGAATCTACCGAGGGCGGTTGGCTAAGCCCGGAACTGGCGATTGGAATTCGACGGGTTAAAGGAGTCAAGCGGCTCGGTCGGAAGATGGGCAACTGGCTTACCCGCAATGAGGCTCAAGAGCTAGTGAACGCTGCTTCGAAGACCATTCTACGCGGCTGGAGAGACGGAGCGATGGTCGGACTGCTGTTGGGATGCGGGTTACGACGTTCGGAAGTTGTCGGTTTGAACCTCGATCAGCTGCAATCGAGAGAGGGCCATTCAGTCATTGTCAATCTGATCGGCAAGGGAGCGAGAATACGAACCGTACCAGTGCCATGGTGGGCCAAGGAACTTGTCGATGCGTGGCTCCGACATTCCGGCGTGAGCGACGGCAAAGTATTTAGGCAAGTCTTGAAGGGAGGAAGTTACCCCAAAATTCTATGA
- a CDS encoding nucleotidyltransferase domain-containing protein → MPGSEGQQQAAAYGVPDQPNAAILAPHEMSADARFLIRKYLESVAQLRLSNGAPLVSMILFGSAAKGAFTVAVSDVDLIIVLPDSASQADRREIQEKVFALEIMHGFRVPSNRTRGWFEKYLERCAGYSLSGFVCTRSDLLSGEVTRVLGLSPFEAVFVDRIVFAGVIVSAVTVWGEELLEQVPIPALRRLDVLKALFNFLSAMIMAAAVFPVFRNATRYAMGVLKHSLHSCYFCYHQRTASVQEEVAFLSFRVSQRKISDDLLSLRKRYTPSFAFVVSSLPVLFQLHLRTTQDNQFPQPVSRNTVLRKSTSLESELREE, encoded by the coding sequence ATGCCTGGTAGCGAAGGTCAGCAACAGGCGGCAGCGTACGGCGTCCCGGATCAGCCTAACGCAGCGATTCTCGCGCCTCACGAGATGTCCGCCGACGCTCGTTTTCTTATTCGGAAATATCTCGAGTCCGTTGCACAACTGCGTTTGTCAAATGGCGCTCCTTTAGTTAGCATGATTCTCTTCGGCAGTGCGGCAAAGGGAGCTTTCACGGTCGCTGTATCGGATGTGGACCTGATTATCGTTCTCCCCGACAGTGCGAGCCAAGCGGATCGACGCGAGATTCAGGAGAAGGTGTTTGCCCTTGAGATTATGCATGGTTTCCGGGTTCCGTCTAATCGGACGCGCGGATGGTTTGAAAAGTATCTGGAGCGCTGTGCGGGATATTCTCTGTCCGGCTTTGTTTGCACTCGAAGTGATCTTCTATCGGGAGAAGTGACCCGAGTGCTCGGACTCTCGCCATTCGAAGCGGTCTTCGTTGACCGAATTGTATTTGCCGGCGTGATCGTCTCTGCTGTAACCGTTTGGGGTGAGGAACTGTTAGAGCAGGTTCCAATTCCTGCGCTTCGCCGGCTCGATGTTTTGAAGGCGCTCTTCAATTTCCTGAGCGCGATGATCATGGCTGCAGCGGTATTTCCCGTTTTTCGGAACGCAACGAGATACGCTATGGGGGTCCTCAAACACTCTCTACATAGCTGTTATTTCTGCTATCACCAGAGGACAGCATCTGTGCAGGAAGAAGTCGCGTTTTTGAGTTTCCGTGTGAGCCAGCGAAAAATTTCCGACGATCTGCTAAGTCTGCGGAAAAGGTATACCCCGTCGTTCGCATTTGTGGTGAGCAGCTTACCAGTTCTGTTCCAATTGCATCTCCGAACCACGCAAGATAACCAGTTTCCTCAACCTGTGTCACGAAATACGGTTCTGCGAAAGAGCACCAGCCTGGAAAGCGAACTGCGAGAGGAATGA